One Coffea arabica cultivar ET-39 chromosome 5c, Coffea Arabica ET-39 HiFi, whole genome shotgun sequence DNA window includes the following coding sequences:
- the LOC113689373 gene encoding uncharacterized protein, producing the protein MAKAYDRMSWVFIIRVLRRFAFGKRFIDIVWRLLSNVWFSVLVNGVPYGFFKSSRGLQQGNSLSPALFIIGAEVLSRGLNLLYFQSNFVGYKVPRHCPTISHLAFADDIIIFANGSASSLKKIMLVLELYQKALGQLMNTSKSGFLLHPSVLMARQGIIERVTKFSRRGFPIRYLELPLYTGKCKGSYFADLSQRMVDKVLSWKIRLLLSGWKIILIKHVLSSIPIYLLAAGVMPKNIFHMTEQVCANFLWGTTKESRRFHWVGWRDLCFPLEEGGIGFRSIDDTYRAFSCKLRWTFRQNLSLWAMFMRAKYCHDTHPYQVALRSPSSVTWLRMLDIREFVELFILWRPYSDFCHFWYDNWTVSGALYLRADVQDHLSFHDFIVCGTWDSRLLSHVILLDLVQVVVSMPIPCISSVHKMVWTTSSSGSFSLSSTLQELRQAKPSSFMLSQVWHPHIPLKISFMMRLLRGRLPLDDILTWYCVHLSSKCFCCLEPSVEMLQHVFISGDVAKQLMVESDSLVLIKILRNDDQCPWTISYEIEQCCEFSQGSIQFKHCYREANKVADVLANVGCALVESEVMQSPITAADGFTYKEAAIRAWLDGGQETSPMMNLSLEHQNLVPNPALRSAIQEWMESSA; encoded by the exons ATGGCGAAGGCGTATGATAGGATGTCATGGGTGTTTATTATTAGAGTGTTGCGCCGCTTTGCATTTGGAAAAAGGTTTATCGATATAGTGTGGCGATTGTTATCAAATGTCTGGTTCTCAGTGCTTGTTAATGGAGTTCCATATGGCTTCTTCAAGTCTAGCCGGGGCCTTCAACAGGGCAATTCCTTGTCGCCGGCCTTATTTATTATTGGAGCTGAGGTTTTGTCCAGAGGATTGAATTTATTATATTTCCAATCGAATTTTGTGGGTTATAAAGTGCCAAGACACTGTCCTACCATCTCTCATTTAGCCTTTGCGGATGACATAATAATCTTTGCCAATGGGTCGGCCTCTTCGTTAAAGAAAATTATGCTAGTGTTAGAGCTATATCAAAAGGCATTGGGTCAATTGATGAACACTAGTAAGAGTGGGTTCCTGCTTCATCCAAGTGTCCTAATGGCTCGTCAGGGTATCATCGAACGAGTTACAAAATTTTCGAGAAGAGGGTTCCCCATTCGATATTTGGAACTTCCATTGTATACCGGCAAGTGTAAGGGATCTTATTTTGCGGATCTGAGCCAGCGAATGGTTGATAAAGTCCTCTCCTGGAAAATTCGGCTCTTGTTATCGGGTTGGAAGATCATTTTGATTAAGCACGTGCTTTCGAGTATCCCCATCTACCTCTTGGCTGCAGGGGTCATGCCAAAAAATATATTTCATATGACTGAGCAGGTATGTGCAAATTTCTTGTGGGGGACGACTAAAGAGTCTAGAAGGTTTCATTGGGTGGGATGGAGAGACTTATGCTTCCCACTAGAGGAGGGTGGCATTGGATTTCGGTCGATTGATGACACTTATAGAGCTTTCTCCTGCAAGTTGCGGTGGACCTTTAGGCAGAATCTCTCACTGTGGGCTATGTTCATGCGAGCCAAATATTGTCATGATACTCACCCTTATCAGGTTGCCCTGAGATCTCCTAGTTCAGTAACATGGCTCCGCATGTTGGACATTAGGgaatttgtggagttatttatACTTTGGAGACCTTATAGTGATTTTTGCCACTTCTGGTATGACAACTGGACGGTGTCAGGTGCATTATATCTTCGAGCGGATGTGCAGGATCATTTGTCCTTCCATGACTTTATTGTGTGCGGGACATGGGATAGCCGCTTGTTGTCTCATGTCATTCTGCTTGATTTAGTCCAGGTTGTGGTGAGCATGCCGATCCCTTGTATTTCTTCGGTGCACAAGATGGTATGGACGACGTCATCTTCTGGGAGTTTCTCATTATCCTCAACCCTCCAAGAGCTGCGACAGGCTAAACCCTCATCCTTCATGCTCAGTCAGGTTTGGCATCCGCACATCCCTCTAAAAATTTCCTTCATGATGCGTTTGTTGCGGGGACGGTTGCCTTTGGATGATATTTTAACCTGGTATTGTGTTCACTTATCGTCTAAATGCTTTTGCTGTTTGGAGCCTAGTGTTGAAATGCTACAGCACGTATTCATATCGGGTGATGTCGCAAAG CAATTGATGGTTGAGTCGGATTCACTAGTGTTAATAAAGATTCTGAGGAACGATGACCAATGCCCATGGACGATTAGTTATGAGATCGAGCAGTGTTGCGAGTTCTCTCAGGGGAGTATACAGTTCAAGCATTGCTATCGCGAGGCCAATAAGGTTGCGGATGTTCTAGCCAATGTAGGGTGTGCCTTGGTTGAATCG GAGGTAATGCAATCCCCCATCACTGCTGCTGATGGGTTTACATACAAAGAAGCAGCCATAAGAGCTTGGTTGGATGGTGGGCAAGAGACTTCGCCAATGATG